The following are from one region of the Bradyrhizobium sediminis genome:
- a CDS encoding crotonase/enoyl-CoA hydratase family protein, whose product MGNAASAATAERAALLKIETLGAVLTVGLNRPAKRNALNDGIILAIQDCFSNLPEGIGAVVIHGIGDHFSSGLDLSELTEHDATEGLRHSQMWHRVFDRVQYCRVPVIAALKGAVIGGGLELACAAHIRVAEPSAYFALPEGQRGIFVGGGGSVRLPRLIGVARMTDMMLTGRVYSATEGSAYGFSQYLTEAGGALPKAMELAERVAANAPLTNFAVLQALPMIAEANPQTGLLMESLMATVAQSDKEAKRRIRDFLDRKTAKVKPV is encoded by the coding sequence ATGGGAAACGCCGCATCTGCCGCGACCGCCGAGCGGGCCGCGCTGCTCAAGATCGAGACGCTGGGGGCGGTGCTGACCGTGGGTCTCAACCGGCCCGCCAAGCGCAATGCGCTGAATGACGGCATAATCCTCGCGATTCAGGACTGTTTCTCCAATCTCCCCGAAGGCATCGGCGCCGTGGTGATCCACGGCATCGGCGACCATTTCTCCTCCGGCCTCGATTTGTCGGAGCTGACCGAGCACGATGCCACCGAGGGCCTGCGGCATTCGCAGATGTGGCACCGGGTGTTCGACCGGGTTCAGTACTGCCGGGTGCCTGTCATCGCAGCCCTCAAGGGCGCGGTGATCGGCGGCGGGCTGGAACTCGCCTGCGCCGCGCATATCCGCGTCGCCGAGCCTTCAGCCTATTTCGCGCTGCCCGAGGGCCAGCGCGGCATTTTCGTCGGCGGCGGCGGATCGGTGCGGCTGCCGCGGCTGATCGGCGTGGCGCGGATGACGGACATGATGCTCACGGGCCGCGTCTATTCGGCGACGGAGGGTTCGGCCTATGGCTTTTCGCAGTACCTCACCGAAGCCGGCGGCGCCCTGCCGAAGGCGATGGAGCTGGCCGAGCGCGTCGCCGCCAATGCGCCGCTGACGAATTTCGCGGTATTGCAGGCGCTGCCGATGATTGCGGAAGCCAATCCGCAGACCGGCCTGTTGATGGAATCGCTGATGGCGACCGTGGCGCAGAGCGACAAAGAGGCAAAGCGCCGGATTCGCGACTTCCTCGACCGCAAGACCGCAAAGGTGAAACCCGTCTGA